From a single Streptomyces sp. NBC_01264 genomic region:
- a CDS encoding NAD(P)-dependent oxidoreductase codes for MKLTVFGATGGIGHEVVRQALGAGHEVTAVVRDPARLDVPAHERLRVTVVRDLSDEDALVRVLEGQEAVVSALGPTGNKQARLTPIAGPALRSIVSAMDRAGVGRLSAVSAAPLGPDSPEDGALTRVLVYPLLRRALRDVYADLTVMEAAIAASRTQWTVIRPPRLLDRPFTGTYRRAVDANVPGGKVIARADVADALLTALSDPSTSGHAIGVAA; via the coding sequence ATGAAACTCACGGTGTTCGGAGCCACGGGCGGGATCGGCCACGAAGTGGTCCGACAGGCACTCGGAGCGGGCCACGAGGTGACGGCGGTCGTCCGCGACCCGGCGCGACTGGACGTACCCGCGCACGAGCGGCTGCGGGTGACGGTCGTACGGGACCTGTCCGACGAGGACGCGCTCGTCCGCGTGCTGGAGGGGCAGGAGGCGGTGGTCTCCGCGCTCGGCCCGACGGGCAACAAGCAGGCCAGACTCACCCCGATCGCGGGTCCGGCCCTGCGGTCGATCGTCTCCGCGATGGACCGGGCCGGGGTGGGCCGCCTGTCGGCGGTCAGCGCGGCGCCGCTGGGTCCGGACTCGCCGGAGGACGGGGCGCTCACGCGGGTGCTGGTCTACCCGCTGCTGCGCAGGGCGCTGCGGGACGTGTACGCGGACCTCACGGTCATGGAGGCGGCGATCGCCGCCAGCCGTACGCAGTGGACGGTGATCCGGCCGCCGCGACTGCTGGACCGGCCGTTCACGGGGACGTACCGGCGGGCGGTCGACGCCAACGTCCCGGGCGGCAAGGTCATCGCCCGGGCGGACGTCGCCGACGCGCTCCTGACCGCCCTGTCCGACCCGTCCACCTCGGGCCACGCCATCGGCGTCGCCGCGTAG